TACCCTTCTGGCCCTGCACGGCGACGAAGGTCACCTTCTGGCCTTCCTGCAGCGACTTGAAGCCGGTGCCCTGGATGGCACGGAAGTGCACGAAAAGGTCCGGGCCGCTTTCCGGGGTGATGAAGCCGAAGCCCTTGGCATCGTTGAACCACTTCACGGTGCCCTGCTGACGATCAGACATGTACTAACTCCTGAAACAATAGTTGAAATAATCGCGGCCGCCGCTTATCGGAGCCGAGACTGAGTTGCAGGCGTTGGTAAAGCGGATCGATGAGCAGATCGTGAGATCAACTGCACCAGGCCACGATTCACGGTGACCCTAGCAAACACAGTGTGGGTGACGATACTCGTGTTTTACCTAAAAAGCGATAGCTGGTTTATTCAGCCATCCCCCCGTCACGCCTGACGGGACA
This is a stretch of genomic DNA from Stenotrophomonas rhizophila. It encodes these proteins:
- a CDS encoding cold-shock protein — encoded protein: MSDRQQGTVKWFNDAKGFGFITPESGPDLFVHFRAIQGTGFKSLQEGQKVTFVAVQGQKGMQADQVQAV